A stretch of Mesoplodon densirostris isolate mMesDen1 chromosome 9, mMesDen1 primary haplotype, whole genome shotgun sequence DNA encodes these proteins:
- the FAM237B gene encoding LOW QUALITY PROTEIN: protein FAM237B (The sequence of the model RefSeq protein was modified relative to this genomic sequence to represent the inferred CDS: substituted 2 bases at 2 genomic stop codons): MDFATRRWFYLLLGCMMLINLINVDFELQKGVLASNSPGIMEDIDLQCWNACSLTLIDLKEIKIEHTVDSFWNFMLFLQKSQRPRHYNVFLSIAXDFWDMYVDCLLSRSHGMGRRQVMPPKYNFPQKITGGNLNVXLRE; encoded by the coding sequence ATGGATTTTGCCACAAGAAGATGGTTCTACCTGCTGCTGGGCTGCATGATGCTGATAAATCTGATTAACGTGGATTTTGAATTACAAAAGGGGGTGCTTGCCAGCAACAGCCCAGGGATCATGGAAGACATTGATCTCCAGTGCTGGAATGCTTGCTCTTTGACACTGATAGATCTCAAGGAAATCAAGATAGAGCACACTGTGGATTCCTTCTGGAATTTCATGTTGTTCCTACAAAAATCCCAGCGGCCTAGACATTATAATGTCTTCTTAAGCATAGCTTAGGATTTCTGGGACATGTATGTAGACTGCTTGCTTTCAAGATCCCATGGAATGGGCAGAAGACAGGTGATGCCTCCCAAGTAtaattttccacagaagataACAGGAGGTAATTTAAATGTGTAATTAAGAGAATAG